One part of the Ovis canadensis isolate MfBH-ARS-UI-01 breed Bighorn chromosome 8, ARS-UI_OviCan_v2, whole genome shotgun sequence genome encodes these proteins:
- the AIG1 gene encoding androgen-induced gene 1 protein isoform X5 — protein MALVPCQVLRVAILLSYCSILCNYKAIEMPSHQTYGGSWKFLTFIDL, from the exons ATGGCGCTTGTCCCCTGCCAGGTGCTGCGGGTGGCCATCCTGCTGTCCTACTGCTCTATCCTGTGCAACTACAAGGCCATCGAAATGCCCTCGCATCAGACCTACGGAGGGAGCTGGAAATTCCTGACGTTCATTGATCTG TGA